In Chryseobacterium turcicum, a single window of DNA contains:
- a CDS encoding DUF3820 family protein translates to MNPEILQEICVVKMPFGKYKDTVLADLPISYLEWFQRQGMPPGKLGMQLSTIYEIKLNGLMDLLTPLRGGKVNYEKPKTKIYKF, encoded by the coding sequence ATAAATCCTGAAATTTTACAGGAAATATGTGTCGTAAAAATGCCTTTTGGAAAATATAAAGACACCGTTTTAGCTGACCTTCCGATAAGTTATCTGGAATGGTTTCAACGGCAAGGAATGCCGCCCGGAAAACTGGGGATGCAGCTTTCTACCATTTATGAAATAAAACTAAATGGCTTGATGGATTTGCTTACGCCTCTTCGCGGTGGAAAAGTAAATTATGAAAAACCTAAAACTAAGATTTATAAGTTTTAA
- a CDS encoding VOC family protein gives MKRVTGIGGIFFKCKDPIKMREWYKTHLGINTNDYGATFDWKEMSDSDAKGSLTWSPTKETTEYFEPSKREFMINYTVENLEALVEELKKEQVTILDEIAVYDFGKFVHILDLEGNKVELWEPK, from the coding sequence ATGAAAAGAGTAACAGGAATTGGAGGGATTTTCTTCAAATGCAAAGACCCGATTAAAATGAGAGAATGGTACAAAACCCACCTCGGAATCAATACGAATGATTATGGAGCAACATTTGACTGGAAAGAAATGTCTGATTCTGATGCAAAAGGTTCTCTTACCTGGAGCCCAACCAAAGAAACAACGGAGTATTTTGAGCCTTCTAAAAGGGAATTTATGATTAATTATACCGTTGAAAATTTAGAAGCTTTAGTTGAAGAATTAAAAAAAGAGCAAGTGACAATTCTTGATGAAATTGCCGTGTATGATTTTGGAAAATTCGTTCATATCCTTGATTTGGAAGGAAACAAAGTTGAACTGTGGGAGCCAAAATAA
- a CDS encoding beta-carotene 15,15'-monooxygenase, with the protein MSEFNEFDQQGSAPERNTSSIISHAFEMYKGVFLYALVMMIIYFIADFVIQSITGFGSWSNYSDFSDFEDNYRSILIDRPGMSLYYSFSGLLSILVSPLYVGLIYIANKFNTKVPIEFSDLFIGYRQNLGNILLYSLITNIILWVSVAMCVIPVFFVYPLFLLGYPILLFENANAMDAISKTYNIAKENYSVFIGTAFLGILISVAGIILCCIGIIFTLPFIYIAMYSAYCAYLGKPRQITYNK; encoded by the coding sequence ATGTCAGAATTTAACGAATTTGACCAGCAAGGCTCAGCTCCTGAACGAAATACCAGCTCAATTATTTCTCATGCTTTCGAAATGTATAAAGGCGTTTTTCTTTATGCTTTGGTAATGATGATTATTTATTTTATTGCAGATTTTGTGATACAATCTATTACAGGATTCGGTTCCTGGTCAAATTACAGTGATTTTAGCGACTTTGAAGACAACTATAGAAGTATTTTAATTGACAGGCCGGGGATGTCTCTTTATTATTCATTTTCAGGTTTATTGAGTATTCTTGTGTCACCTCTTTATGTGGGTTTAATTTATATTGCTAATAAATTCAATACGAAAGTCCCTATTGAGTTTTCAGATTTGTTTATCGGATATCGTCAAAATCTAGGTAATATTTTATTGTACAGCTTGATTACCAATATTATTTTGTGGGTTTCTGTTGCGATGTGTGTTATTCCTGTCTTTTTTGTTTATCCGCTGTTTCTTTTAGGCTACCCTATTCTATTATTTGAAAATGCTAATGCTATGGACGCAATTTCAAAAACATATAATATTGCTAAAGAAAATTATAGCGTATTTATAGGAACTGCTTTTTTAGGGATTCTAATTAGTGTTGCCGGAATTATTTTATGTTGTATTGGTATAATTTTTACTTTACCATTTATCTATATCGCTATGTATTCCGCATACTGTGCATATTTAGGTAAACCACGACAAATAACATATAATAAATGA
- a CDS encoding aminotransferase class IV, whose translation MFQFIESIKVEDQELFLLEFHQKRVNETFAHFGKEGSIDLAKIFKDLEHDEDGLYKLRLVYDLDKKFRTMMMPYAIPEIQDFQLVENNSYDYSFKFEDRKELEKMKTKSKAEEIIIVKNNHITDTSFSNILFQKGKDWFTPSTYLLNGVQRQHLLKKKKIKEAEITLQNIKEFSHFQLINAMNDFDDMFIYPIHKISNLPRNNDYLDI comes from the coding sequence ATGTTCCAATTTATTGAAAGTATTAAAGTAGAAGATCAAGAGTTATTCTTACTAGAATTTCATCAGAAGCGTGTGAACGAAACTTTCGCCCATTTTGGGAAAGAAGGTTCTATTGATTTGGCTAAGATTTTTAAGGATCTTGAGCACGATGAAGACGGTTTATACAAACTGCGACTTGTTTATGACCTTGATAAAAAATTCAGAACGATGATGATGCCTTATGCAATTCCTGAAATTCAGGATTTTCAGTTGGTTGAAAACAATAGTTATGATTATTCTTTTAAGTTTGAAGACCGCAAAGAGCTTGAGAAAATGAAGACAAAATCTAAGGCTGAAGAAATTATTATTGTTAAAAATAATCACATCACAGATACTTCATTTTCAAATATACTATTCCAAAAAGGGAAAGATTGGTTTACGCCATCAACTTATCTTTTAAATGGAGTGCAAAGACAGCATCTTTTAAAGAAAAAGAAAATAAAAGAGGCAGAAATTACGCTGCAGAATATCAAAGAATTCTCACATTTTCAATTGATTAATGCAATGAATGATTTTGATGATATGTTTATTTATCCTATTCACAAGATTAGCAATCTACCGAGAAATAATGATTATTTAGATATTTAG
- a CDS encoding AI-2E family transporter, which yields MIPHNKENQISSVVIKQISLLVIILILAGLICFNLALFIPSVLGAITIYVVCRNYNFYLQEERKWKPWASTLVLMLASLIILILPVYFIVDLLIEKLGNAQAYMEKFNIFVNKIHDFVDKETGINILSKENMTKVQSFAGKYSTSALSGTFNTLTVIMSMYFILYFMFEKPRFFERILASAAPLKRANVSLIGEKMRKLIIANAIGLPVVALGQGIIALIGYFIFGAPSPILLFALTAVASMIPIVGAGIVYVPICIFMIAEGQTGQGIGLGLYCLIVVGLTDNVLRFTLLKKLEDIHPLNTVFGIIMGMNLFGFMGLVFGPILISLTLLLIQVYRNEFSDEEIPELQLSDKDKGEDLENKIDLIV from the coding sequence ATGATACCACATAACAAAGAAAACCAAATCAGCAGTGTAGTTATAAAGCAAATTTCCTTACTTGTTATTATTTTGATTTTAGCAGGTTTAATCTGCTTTAATCTTGCACTATTTATCCCTTCTGTTTTGGGAGCAATTACCATTTATGTAGTCTGTAGAAATTATAATTTTTACCTGCAGGAAGAACGAAAATGGAAACCTTGGGCTTCTACTTTAGTTCTTATGTTGGCGAGTTTAATTATCCTTATTCTCCCAGTCTATTTTATTGTAGATTTATTAATTGAAAAGCTTGGGAATGCACAAGCGTACATGGAAAAATTTAATATTTTCGTTAACAAAATTCATGATTTCGTTGATAAAGAGACGGGTATCAATATTCTGAGTAAAGAAAATATGACCAAGGTGCAAAGCTTTGCCGGAAAATACTCTACCTCAGCACTAAGCGGAACTTTTAATACACTCACAGTCATTATGTCGATGTATTTCATCCTTTATTTTATGTTTGAGAAGCCAAGATTTTTCGAAAGAATTTTAGCTTCCGCAGCTCCTTTAAAAAGAGCAAACGTCTCTTTAATTGGTGAAAAAATGCGAAAACTGATTATAGCAAATGCCATCGGCCTTCCTGTTGTGGCTTTAGGACAGGGTATCATTGCTTTGATTGGTTATTTTATCTTTGGCGCACCAAGTCCTATTTTATTGTTTGCATTAACGGCAGTCGCATCCATGATTCCTATTGTAGGAGCGGGAATAGTTTATGTACCTATTTGTATTTTTATGATTGCAGAAGGTCAAACCGGACAAGGAATTGGTCTTGGATTATACTGTTTAATTGTTGTAGGACTAACTGATAATGTGCTTCGTTTTACACTGCTTAAGAAATTAGAAGATATTCATCCTTTAAATACGGTTTTCGGAATCATTATGGGGATGAATCTTTTCGGATTTATGGGATTGGTTTTTGGTCCTATTCTTATTTCATTAACTTTACTGCTTATTCAGGTGTATAGAAATGAGTTTTCGGATGAAGAAATACCTGAACTTCAACTTTCAGATAAAGACAAAGGTGAAGACTTAGAAAATAAAATTGATTTAATCGTTTAA
- a CDS encoding aminodeoxychorismate synthase component I has translation MFLTNHQKFIEMDELSHQKVPFFFIIDFLVDKVEVFNEKEIIEKGLLIDFQLFSNVEKQDALQKKVIWKSFPESLESFKKGFNHVQNNIRLGNSYLANYTRKTKIETNLSLEEIFHHSQAKYKVLYKDFFVFFSPETFVKIVDDKIVTYPMKGTIDASVENAAEVLKNDKKEKAEHYTVVDLLRNDLSMVADDVKVDKFQHIDFLKTKQKDLYAMSSEISGNLKPEFKGKVGSIMQKLLPAGSILGAPKPKTLEIILEAEGFNRGFYTGVCGWFDGENLDSCVMIRFIEKEGEQLYFKSGGGITHMSKLEDEYEEMKNKIYVPIY, from the coding sequence ATGTTTTTGACGAATCATCAAAAATTTATTGAAATGGACGAACTTTCACACCAGAAAGTTCCCTTTTTCTTTATCATAGACTTCCTGGTCGATAAAGTTGAGGTTTTCAATGAAAAAGAAATTATAGAAAAGGGGTTGTTGATTGATTTTCAGTTGTTTTCGAACGTAGAAAAACAAGACGCTTTACAAAAAAAAGTTATATGGAAATCATTTCCGGAGTCATTAGAAAGCTTTAAAAAAGGCTTTAATCACGTTCAAAATAATATTCGCTTAGGAAATTCTTATTTAGCCAATTATACCCGAAAAACGAAAATTGAGACCAATCTCAGTTTAGAAGAAATTTTTCATCATTCTCAGGCAAAATACAAGGTCTTATATAAAGATTTTTTCGTATTTTTTTCTCCTGAAACTTTCGTGAAGATTGTGGATGATAAAATCGTGACATATCCTATGAAAGGCACGATTGATGCTTCTGTAGAGAATGCTGCTGAGGTTTTGAAGAACGATAAAAAAGAGAAAGCTGAGCATTATACGGTGGTAGATTTGCTGAGGAACGATTTGAGCATGGTTGCTGACGATGTGAAGGTTGATAAATTTCAGCATATTGATTTTCTGAAAACAAAGCAGAAAGATTTGTATGCCATGAGTTCAGAAATTTCAGGAAACTTAAAACCTGAGTTTAAAGGAAAAGTGGGAAGCATTATGCAGAAACTTTTGCCTGCAGGTTCTATTTTAGGAGCGCCAAAACCTAAAACGTTAGAAATTATCCTTGAAGCGGAAGGTTTTAACAGAGGTTTTTATACAGGAGTTTGCGGTTGGTTTGATGGTGAGAATTTAGATAGTTGTGTAATGATTCGTTTTATTGAGAAAGAAGGCGAGCAGCTTTACTTCAAAAGCGGTGGCGGAATTACACACATGAGCAAGTTAGAAGACGAGTACGAAGAAATGAAAAATAAAATCTATGTTCCAATTTATTGA
- a CDS encoding M56 family metallopeptidase codes for METIILKIILCSGVLLGLYHLFLAKEKTFVFNRFYLIFALIFSYTIPFVTIETQTKLIKKQTVFISEKAQQNVDYIAMPNAQESFDYTQLVLVVYGIVSLIFLLKFLFSLLKIKNIKGQKLKYRNRNIKLLLKKNAPFSFFNTIYVSKEYFKDEIIDESIFLHEEIHVKEKHSLDIIFVEILKIISWFNPFVYFYQKAITTNHEFLADKGVINTNKNIKDYQELILSEVLKQQNLALIQTFNFNNTKKRFIMMTKKNSKFAKTKMLLTIPVLAIAGFMFAEKTIKTIDLHEVKSQQENDGVSQLISDAPIVEYNQIIKKYSTFLDNHEYAKFERKVTVVDREKLSQLYKKLTDKQKDETALVFFEQKGKNVMGFKGQEVTLALRDTISPPKNKEAKLTDLKSVSDISEKKIAQDISTTAEGIAANVTPAEFPGGINELRKKLSYNFDTSSLQGNSELIRTDIFMTIDENGKAININAIGQNEKFNNEAVRVAKLLNENVTWVPAKKDGEPVRYQYKLPLAMQFAANK; via the coding sequence ATGGAAACAATTATTTTAAAAATAATTCTGTGCTCGGGAGTTTTGCTCGGTTTGTATCATTTGTTTTTAGCAAAAGAAAAAACATTTGTTTTTAACCGATTCTATCTGATTTTTGCTTTGATTTTCTCATATACCATTCCTTTTGTTACCATTGAAACTCAAACAAAATTAATAAAAAAACAGACTGTATTTATTTCTGAAAAAGCGCAGCAAAACGTAGATTATATTGCTATGCCAAATGCTCAGGAAAGTTTTGATTATACACAATTAGTACTTGTCGTTTACGGAATTGTAAGTTTAATTTTCCTTTTAAAATTTCTTTTTTCCCTTTTAAAAATCAAAAATATTAAAGGACAGAAATTGAAGTACAGAAACCGAAATATTAAATTATTGCTGAAGAAAAATGCACCTTTCAGCTTTTTCAATACAATTTATGTTTCTAAAGAGTATTTTAAAGATGAAATTATTGACGAAAGTATTTTTCTGCACGAGGAAATTCATGTAAAGGAAAAGCATAGTTTGGATATTATTTTCGTGGAAATTTTAAAGATTATTTCATGGTTTAATCCCTTCGTTTATTTCTATCAAAAAGCAATAACGACCAATCACGAGTTTCTTGCTGACAAGGGAGTAATCAACACCAATAAAAACATTAAAGATTATCAGGAATTGATTTTAAGCGAAGTTTTAAAACAGCAAAATCTTGCACTGATTCAGACTTTTAATTTTAACAATACCAAAAAAAGATTTATTATGATGACAAAGAAAAATTCAAAATTTGCAAAAACAAAAATGCTGCTGACAATCCCTGTATTGGCTATTGCGGGATTTATGTTTGCTGAAAAAACGATTAAAACCATCGATTTACACGAAGTGAAATCACAACAGGAAAATGATGGTGTTTCTCAGCTTATTTCTGATGCTCCTATCGTTGAATATAATCAAATTATTAAAAAGTATTCTACATTTTTAGACAACCATGAGTATGCTAAATTTGAAAGAAAAGTAACTGTAGTTGATAGAGAAAAGCTTTCCCAGCTTTATAAAAAACTGACAGATAAACAAAAGGATGAAACGGCTCTCGTTTTCTTTGAACAGAAAGGCAAAAATGTAATGGGATTCAAAGGACAAGAGGTAACTTTAGCATTAAGAGATACAATTTCACCTCCAAAAAATAAGGAAGCAAAACTTACAGATCTAAAAAGTGTTTCAGATATATCAGAGAAAAAAATAGCACAAGATATTTCTACTACTGCGGAAGGAATAGCTGCAAATGTTACACCTGCAGAGTTTCCCGGAGGGATTAATGAATTAAGAAAAAAATTGTCTTACAATTTTGATACAAGCTCTTTACAAGGGAATAGTGAATTAATTAGGACAGATATTTTCATGACAATAGATGAAAACGGGAAAGCAATTAATATAAATGCAATAGGACAAAATGAAAAATTTAACAATGAAGCAGTAAGGGTTGCCAAATTGCTTAATGAAAATGTGACTTGGGTTCCCGCAAAAAAAGATGGAGAACCAGTAAGATACCAATATAAACTTCCATTAGCAATGCAATTTGCTGCGAACAAATAA
- the uvrB gene encoding excinuclease ABC subunit UvrB — translation MQFKLQSEYQPTGDQPKAIEKLTAGIEIGEKYQTLLGVTGSGKTFTVANVVNNVQKPTLVLAHNKTLAAQLFMEFKEFYPENAVEYFVSYYDYYQPEAYIASSGTYIEKDLSINEEVEKLRLSAIASLLSGRRDILIVASVSCIYGVGNPAEFHKSLISLEIGEKTTRTALLHSLVNALYSRTLADFQRGTFRVKGDVIDVFPAYADNGIRIQFFGDEIEKIQSFDPVSGNVTSNFDQIQIYPANLFVTTKETLNGAIKNIQDDMVKQVDFFSEIGKPLESKRLQERTELDLEMIKELGYCSGIENYSRYLDGRLPGSRPFCLLDYFPKDFLMVIDESHVTVPQVHAMYGGDRSRKEALVEYGFRLPAAMDNRPLKFEEFEAIQNQVIYVSATPADYELEKTGGEYVEQIIRPTGLLDPIIEVRPSLNQIDDLMEEINKRAEIDERVLVTTLTKKMAEELTKYFTKFGIRTRYIHSDVETLERIQIMQDLRLGVFDVLIGVNLLREGLDLPEVSLVAILDADKEGMLRSRRSMIQTVGRAARNVNGRAIMYADKITKSMQAALDETEYRRAKQIQYNEEHGKVPTALNKKISENLVGRSKDFPDEKYTQKEITQKVAEVKATYATEDIEKMIAQKQKEMEGAAKSLDFIKAAKLRDEIAALKA, via the coding sequence ATGCAATTCAAACTTCAATCAGAATATCAACCTACAGGAGATCAGCCCAAAGCCATTGAGAAATTGACTGCCGGAATAGAAATCGGCGAAAAATATCAAACTTTGCTTGGGGTAACGGGTTCCGGGAAAACATTTACTGTTGCCAATGTTGTGAATAACGTACAGAAACCAACGTTGGTTTTGGCGCACAACAAAACTTTAGCAGCGCAGCTTTTTATGGAATTTAAAGAATTCTATCCTGAAAATGCGGTTGAGTATTTTGTGAGTTACTATGATTACTATCAACCTGAAGCTTATATTGCAAGCTCAGGAACGTATATAGAAAAAGACTTAAGCATCAACGAAGAGGTAGAAAAATTACGTCTTTCTGCGATTGCAAGTTTGCTTTCAGGAAGAAGAGATATTTTGATTGTTGCCTCAGTATCATGTATTTATGGTGTTGGAAATCCTGCTGAATTTCATAAATCATTAATTTCTCTTGAGATTGGTGAAAAAACAACGCGTACAGCATTGCTTCATTCTCTAGTTAATGCGTTGTACTCTAGAACGTTGGCTGACTTTCAGAGAGGAACGTTTCGTGTGAAAGGAGATGTAATTGATGTGTTTCCAGCCTATGCTGATAATGGAATAAGAATTCAGTTTTTTGGAGATGAAATTGAGAAAATCCAAAGTTTTGACCCTGTTTCGGGGAATGTAACCTCTAATTTTGACCAAATTCAGATTTATCCGGCCAATCTTTTCGTAACCACAAAAGAAACACTGAATGGTGCGATAAAAAATATACAGGATGACATGGTAAAACAGGTCGACTTCTTCTCAGAAATCGGAAAACCTTTAGAATCAAAAAGACTGCAGGAAAGAACAGAATTAGACCTTGAGATGATTAAAGAATTGGGTTATTGCTCAGGAATTGAAAATTATTCGCGTTACCTCGACGGAAGGCTTCCTGGGTCGCGCCCTTTCTGTCTTTTAGATTATTTTCCAAAAGATTTCTTAATGGTGATTGATGAAAGTCACGTTACCGTTCCACAGGTTCATGCGATGTATGGCGGTGACAGAAGTCGTAAAGAAGCTTTAGTAGAATATGGTTTCCGACTTCCTGCAGCGATGGATAACCGACCGTTGAAGTTTGAAGAATTTGAAGCCATTCAAAATCAGGTTATCTATGTTTCGGCAACTCCTGCAGATTATGAGTTGGAGAAAACCGGTGGTGAATATGTGGAGCAGATTATTCGTCCGACAGGGCTTTTAGACCCAATTATTGAAGTAAGACCCTCTTTAAATCAAATTGATGATTTGATGGAAGAGATAAATAAACGTGCTGAAATCGATGAAAGGGTTTTAGTAACTACTTTAACCAAGAAAATGGCTGAAGAATTGACCAAATATTTCACAAAATTCGGGATTAGAACGAGATATATTCACTCTGATGTTGAAACTTTAGAACGTATTCAAATTATGCAGGATTTACGTCTCGGTGTTTTTGATGTCTTAATTGGAGTCAATTTATTAAGAGAAGGTCTTGATTTACCGGAAGTTTCTTTGGTTGCGATTTTAGATGCTGATAAAGAAGGGATGTTGAGAAGCCGAAGGTCTATGATTCAAACTGTGGGCCGTGCTGCGAGAAATGTTAATGGTAGAGCCATTATGTATGCCGATAAAATTACCAAATCGATGCAGGCTGCTTTAGATGAAACCGAATATCGCCGTGCAAAACAGATACAGTATAATGAAGAACATGGAAAAGTTCCGACAGCATTAAATAAAAAAATCTCTGAAAACCTTGTGGGAAGAAGTAAAGATTTCCCTGATGAAAAATATACTCAGAAAGAGATTACGCAGAAGGTTGCCGAAGTAAAAGCAACGTATGCTACTGAAGACATTGAAAAAATGATTGCCCAAAAGCAAAAAGAAATGGAAGGTGCTGCAAAAAGCCTTGATTTTATAAAAGCAGCTAAACTAAGAGACGAAATTGCCGCTTTAAAAGCATAA
- a CDS encoding BlaI/MecI/CopY family transcriptional regulator yields the protein MDEIKLTNSEKILMDILWEKEKAFLKDILESYPDPKPATTTVATLLKRMQNKNLVGFTLFGNSREYFPKVAKGAYFNDEMTSMIDRFFNSSVTQFASFFTSNSKLSQKQLKELRDIIDEQIKK from the coding sequence ATGGATGAGATAAAACTGACAAACTCCGAAAAAATATTGATGGATATTCTTTGGGAAAAAGAAAAAGCATTTTTGAAGGACATTTTAGAGTCATATCCTGATCCTAAACCGGCAACTACTACCGTTGCAACCCTCCTTAAAAGAATGCAGAATAAAAATTTGGTAGGGTTTACACTTTTTGGGAATTCGAGAGAATACTTCCCGAAAGTGGCAAAAGGAGCATATTTCAATGATGAAATGACTTCTATGATTGACCGTTTTTTCAACAGCTCGGTAACCCAATTTGCTTCATTTTTTACTTCCAACTCTAAGCTGTCGCAAAAGCAATTGAAAGAACTTCGGGATATTATCGATGAGCAGATAAAAAAATAG
- a CDS encoding PQQ-dependent sugar dehydrogenase has product MKKLLSPILLASTITIVSCQGKGKPSEPSAKEEKPNTNYKPAFEGQTRIAPVKNTTPYNVEVLTKDLGRPWGIINLPDGRFLITEKTGFMNMVSTDGKQISKIEGFPKVDAKGQGGMLDVALDPDFKNNNTIYYSYSEPYEGGNHTAVAKGKLSSDFKNISDVKVIFRATPTYDGDKHYGSRLVFDKDGHLFVSTGERSDKETRVYAQKTDNYLGKILKITKDGKPAPGNPFIGKPGYKPEIYAFGIRSPQGLALDEKGQLWDIEMGPRGGDEINLIQPGKNYGWGNVTYGIEYSGEKINNGTTQKEGTEQPVYYWDPVVSPSGVTFYTGNIEEWKNNLFIACLSGQHINRIVLKDNKVVGEERLLLDQKERFRDVLNGADGNLYGVTDSGKLYKISKK; this is encoded by the coding sequence ATGAAAAAACTGCTCTCCCCCATTTTATTAGCATCAACCATCACGATTGTTTCTTGTCAGGGAAAAGGTAAACCAAGCGAACCTTCAGCAAAAGAAGAAAAACCTAATACCAATTACAAACCCGCTTTTGAAGGTCAAACCCGCATTGCCCCAGTAAAAAACACAACTCCTTATAATGTAGAAGTTCTCACTAAAGACTTAGGCAGACCTTGGGGAATTATCAACTTACCAGACGGAAGATTTTTAATTACCGAAAAAACAGGGTTTATGAATATGGTCTCTACTGATGGAAAACAAATTTCTAAAATTGAAGGCTTCCCTAAAGTAGATGCAAAAGGCCAAGGCGGAATGCTTGATGTGGCTCTCGATCCAGATTTTAAAAACAATAATACAATTTACTATTCTTATTCTGAACCTTATGAAGGCGGAAATCATACTGCCGTTGCAAAAGGTAAACTTTCATCTGATTTTAAAAATATTTCTGATGTAAAAGTAATTTTCCGTGCAACTCCAACTTATGATGGTGACAAACATTACGGAAGCCGATTGGTTTTTGATAAAGACGGACATCTTTTTGTAAGCACAGGTGAACGTTCAGATAAAGAAACTCGAGTTTATGCCCAGAAAACCGATAATTATTTAGGAAAAATTTTAAAAATAACGAAAGACGGGAAACCTGCTCCGGGAAATCCATTCATTGGAAAACCTGGTTATAAGCCAGAAATTTATGCGTTCGGAATCAGGAGTCCGCAAGGTTTGGCTTTGGATGAAAAAGGTCAGCTTTGGGATATTGAAATGGGACCACGAGGTGGAGATGAAATTAATTTAATACAACCCGGAAAAAATTATGGTTGGGGTAATGTAACCTATGGAATTGAATATTCTGGAGAGAAAATCAATAACGGAACGACCCAAAAAGAAGGCACCGAACAACCTGTTTATTATTGGGATCCCGTAGTTTCGCCAAGCGGAGTCACTTTCTATACCGGAAATATTGAGGAATGGAAAAATAATTTATTCATTGCATGCCTGAGCGGACAACATATCAACCGAATTGTTTTGAAAGACAATAAAGTCGTTGGCGAAGAACGTTTGCTTTTAGATCAAAAAGAAAGATTCAGAGATGTTTTGAACGGTGCTGACGGAAATCTTTACGGAGTTACCGACAGCGGAAAATTGTATAAAATCTCTAAGAAATAA